Proteins encoded by one window of Arachis ipaensis cultivar K30076 chromosome B04, Araip1.1, whole genome shotgun sequence:
- the LOC107639541 gene encoding alcohol dehydrogenase-like 4 yields MAGPEVDANGNGSLKLKPSESRGKNIQCRAAVAYGPGEPFVVEQVIVHPPQKMEVRIKILYTSICHTDLACWKAENEAQRAFPRIFGHEASGVVESVGEGVTDIREGDIVVPIFNGECGECCYCKSSVTNMCERFGVNPMKKVMESDGKSRFTTVQGKPIYHFLNTSTFAEYTVVDSACVVNINPQLAPTLKQLTLISCGVSTGVGAAWNSANVHADSTVAVFGLGAVGLAVAEGARARGASKIIGVDINPDKFIKAQAMGVTDFINPRDEEKPVNERIKEMTGGGVDYSFECAGNLDVLREAFLSAHEGWGLTVVLGIHSKPELLPIHPMELFNGRRMIGSVFGGFKGKTQLPHFANECMHGVVNLNKFITHELPFDEINKAFDLLIAGKSLRCILHL; encoded by the exons atggCAGGTCCAGAGGTTGATGCAAATGGGAATGGCTCATTGAAGTTGAAGCCAAGTGAGAGCAGAGGAAAGAACATCCAATGCAGAG CTGCGGTGGCTTATGGTCCTGGAGAACCCTTTGTGGTGGAACAAGTTATTGTTCATCCTCCTCAGAAAATGGAGGTTCGGATCAAGATCCTCTACACTTCAATATGTCATACCGATCTAGCATGTTGGAAAGCTGAG AATGAAGCTCAGCGCGCTTTTCCTCGGATTTTTGGCCATGAAGCTTCCGG GGTTGTGGAGAGTGTGGGAGAAGGAGTAACAGACATAAGAGAAGGGGACATAGTGGTGCCAATATTCAACGGAGAATGTGGAGAATGCTGTTACTGCAAGAGTTCCGTAACAAACATGTGTGAGAGGTTTGGCGTGAACCCAATGAAGAAGGTTATGGAAAGTGATGGAAAAAGCAGGTTCACAACGGTTCAAGGAAAACCCATTTACCATTTCTTGAACACATCAACTTTTGCTGAGTACACCGTCGTTGACTCTGCTTGTGTGGTCAACATCAACCCTCAACTCGCTCCAACCCTCAAACAACTTACCCTCATCAGTTGCGGTGTCTCCACCG GAGTTGGAGCTGCTTGGAACAGTGCAAATGTGCATGCTGACTCCACTGTTGCAGTTTTTGGCTTAGGTGCTGTGGGGCTTGCT GTTGCAGAAGGGGCACGAGCTAGGGGTGCATCAAAAATAATAGGTGTGGACATTAATCCAGACAAATTCATCAAAG CCCAAGCTATGGGAGTCACCGATTTCATAAATCCAAGAGATGAAGAGAAACCAGTGAATGAG AGAATCAAGGAAATGACCGGAGGAGGTGTAGATTACAGTTTTGAATGTGCTGGCAACTTGGACGTTCTAAGGGAAGCCTTCTTGTCTGCCCACGag GGTTGGGGATTGACTGTAGTACTCGGAATTCACTCAAAACCAGAATTGCTTCCAATTCACCCAATGGAGCTGTTCAATGGTCGCAGAATGATAGGATCAGTTTTTGGAGGTTTCAAAGGGAAAACCCAGTTGCCTCATTTTgccaatgaatgcatgcatgga GTGGTGAATCTAAACAAGTTCATCACACACGAGCTTCCATTTGATGAGATTAACAAAGCCTTTGATCTTCTGATTGCTGGAAAATCACTGAGATGTATCCTACACCTCTAA
- the LOC107639542 gene encoding probable envelope ADP,ATP carrier protein, chloroplastic, with protein sequence MHNTEEKAVVYWRKIPHLKCDAVSTKPFHNSSTLTFSSATADATRCKFASVSVAETKLHHDFAPTATQILKHPLAVIAFLPRDVSLFSAGAIAGAAAKTVTAPLDRIKLLMQTHGVRVGQESAKKAMSFIEAITVIAKEEGIKGYWKGNLPQVIRVVPYSAVQLFAYEIYKKIFRGQNGELSVVARLTAGAFAGMTSTFITYPLDVLRLRLAVEPGYRTMSQVALGMIREEGIASFYRGLGPSLIAIAPYIAANFCVFDLLKKSLPEKYQKRTETSILTALLSASLATLTCYPLDTVRRQMQLKGTPYTTVLEALSGIVARDGVVGLYRGFLPNALKTLPNSSIKLTTYDLVKRLIAASEKEFQTITEENRNKQQNINSQG encoded by the exons ATGCACAACACAGAGGAGAAAGCCGTCGTCTACTGGCGCAAAATCCCACACCTCAAATGCGACGCCGTTTCCACCAAACCCTTCCATAATTCTTCCACCCTCACCTTCTCCTCCGCCACCGCCGATGCCACCCGCTGCAAATTCGCCTCCGTTTCGGTTGCTGAAACCAAACTCCACCACGATTTCGCTCCCACGGCAACTCAGATCCTTAAGCACCCGCTCGCCGTCATTGCTTTTCTTCCCCGAGATGTCTCCCTCTTCTCCGCCGGAGCCATTGCCGGCGCCGCCGCTAAGACCGTCACAGCTCCCCTCGACCGCATCAAACTTCTCATGCAG ACTCATGGTGTACGGGTCGGGCAAGAGAGTGCTAAGAAGGCAATGAGTTTCATTGAG GCTATAACAGTTATAGCAAAGGAAGAAGGCATTAAAGGTTACTGGAAGGGAAACCTCCCCCAG GTGATTCGGGTTGTTCCTTATAGTGCTGTCCAGCTTTTTGCATATGAAATTTACAAG AAAATATTCAGGGGACAGAATGGTGAGCTCTCTGTTGTGGCAAGACTTACAGCAGGTGCTTTTGCTGGCATGACATCCACTTTT ATAACTTACCCATTAGATGTCCTGAGATTGCGATTAGCTGTTGAACCTGGTTATCGAACTATGTCACAG GTTGCCCTGGGCATGATAAGGGAGGAAGGAATTGCATCTTTCTACAGGGGCCTTGGGCCTTCGCTTATTGCAATAGCTCCATATATTGCAGCAAACTTTTGTGTTTTTGACCT ATTGAAGAAGTCATTGCCCGAGAAATATCAAAAGAGAACCGAAACATCAATACTCACTGCCTTGCTTTCGGCCTCGCTTGCCACACTTACATGCTATCCTTTGGACACTGTGCGAAGACAAATGCAATTGAAGGGTACGCCTTATACAACGGTATTAGAGGCCCTTTCAG GTATTGTGGCACGAGATGGAGTTGTTGGCTTATATCGGGGATTTCTGCCTAATGCTCTAAAAACCCTACCAAACAGCAG CATCAAGCTTACCACATATGACCTTGTTAAGCGCCTAATTGCTGCTAGTGAGAAAGAGTTTCAAACAATTACAGAGGAAAACCGCAACAAACAACAGAACATCAACAGTCAAGGATAA